One genomic segment of Macadamia integrifolia cultivar HAES 741 unplaced genomic scaffold, SCU_Mint_v3 scaffold2685, whole genome shotgun sequence includes these proteins:
- the LOC122067051 gene encoding disease resistance protein L6-like: MFTLRVVGGLVIVLLLKKLFEKRTDASAKAKNDAATSSATQECVSDSSSLLPSSGKNEAAASSATQECDSSSSSSPLPSSGRNEVAASSATQKCVSDSSSSSSPLPSSGKNEAEASSATQECDSSSSSSPLPSSGKNDAATSSAPQECVSDSSSPLPSSGKNDAAASSATQEYGSSSSSSSLPSSGWDYEVFLSFRGETRTNFTDHLYHALLDIGIRTFRDNEELRIGEKIDGALRSAINQSKIAIVIFSKDYASSKWCLGEVAEIAECMKLERGQRKMRVMPVFYHVDPSVVRNQTPGSSYGNAFQEHKKNIDKDTVEVWKKALKEVGRLKGWDLKNTADG, encoded by the coding sequence atgTTTACTCTCAGGGTTGTAGGAGGGCTTGTCATCGTTCTTCTTCTAAAGAAACTCTTCGAAAAAAGAACTGATGCTTCTGCAAAGGCTAAGAACGACGCAGCAACTTCATCAGCCACACAAGAGTGCGTTTCCGATTCCTCTTCACTGCTTCCCTCTTCTGGAAAAAACGAGGCAGCAGCATCATCTGCCACACAAGAGTgtgattcctcttcttcttcttcaccactTCCCTCCTCTGGAAGGAACGAGGTAGCAGCATCATCAGCCACACAAAAGTGCGTTTCcgattcctcttcttcttcttcaccgcTTCCCTCTTCTGGAAAGAACGAGGCAGAAGCATCATCTGCCACACAAGAGTGcgattcctcttcttcttcttcaccgcTTCCCTCTTCTGGAAAGAACGACGCAGCAACTTCATCTGCCCCCCAAGAGTGCGTTTCCGATTCCTCTTCACCGCTTCCCTCTTCTGGAAAGAACGACGCAGCAGCATCATCTGCCACACAAGAGTACggttcgtcttcttcttcttcatcgctTCCCTCTTCTGGTTGGGATTAcgaggtgttcttgagctttagaGGTGAGACTCGCACCAACTTCACCGACCACCTTTACCACGCTCTTCTCGACATTGGAATCCGCACGTTCAGGGACAACGAAGAACTCCGAATCGGAGAAAAGATCGATGGGGCGCTTCGCTCTGCGATCAACCAATCCAAAATCGCCATTGTCATCTTCTCAAAAGACTATGCTTCCAGCAAATGGTGCCTCGGTGAAGTTGCAGAAATTGCGGAGTGCATGAAATTAGAGAGAGGCCAAAGAAAAATGAGAGTGATGCCCGTTTTCTACCATGTAGATCCATCTGTCGTCCGAAACCAGACTCCTGGTAGCTCCTATGGGAATGCTTTTCAGGAGCACAAGAAGAATATCGACAAGGATACCGTAGAGGTGTGGAAGAAGGCTCTGAAAGAGGTTGGTAGATTGAAAGGATGGGATCTGAAGAATACTGCTGATGGGTAA